Proteins encoded within one genomic window of Macaca thibetana thibetana isolate TM-01 chromosome 3, ASM2454274v1, whole genome shotgun sequence:
- the LOC126950061 gene encoding uncharacterized protein LOC126950061 isoform X2 yields the protein MFKNQTTPLRDSRTAAVKCRGFLPRMETCGGWAWQQPPAPRAKDKRRLKIAGGHNPRAAAGGKSAGPRRGVRTSKHVRREESWIGRSCLLLCWCNLYFKWTNDGIVLHVWSIPEAWLQYA from the exons ATGTTTAAAAACCAAACCACGCCTCTACGCGACAGCCGCACCGCAGCAGTTAAGTGCCGGGGGTTTCTTCCCAGGATGGAGACCTGCGGGGGCTGGGCCTGGCAGCAGCCCCCGGCGCCCCGGGCGAAGGACAAAAGAAGGCTAAAAATAGCCGGCGGCCACAACCCACGTGCAGCCGCGGGAGGAAAGAGCGCGGGCCCGCGGAGAGGGGTCCGTACCTCCAAACATGTGCGGCGAGAGGAGAGCTG GATTGGGAGATCCTGCTTGCTATTATGTTGgtgtaatctttattttaaatggacTAATGATGGGATTGTTCTTCACGTATGGAGCATACCTGAG